A single genomic interval of Sulfurovum sp. TSL6 harbors:
- a CDS encoding bifunctional diguanylate cyclase/phosphodiesterase — translation MLDNMNFYDFMQKQILVVITLFAGTGMGYLYIGWLYSSSLLPEFLWFSLVVLLSFWGYRLHRTFADNDLNIQQKEKWLGQLRYFLFSYFSIWTVMFLIYTSRSDIELHYVAIATQLGCAVVSATILASQKKLAVFTLGTLMLPLTMYFILVGEFYSYLLAFFTIVLSGVLLYAAHNTFNYLIKSQYQAYHDPLTLLGNRRYFIELLNDAMKSQKQDHKHIYLILIDLDHFKTINDTLGHDIGDVLLCQVAKRMLTLCKEHQNFVSRLGGDEFCILSTSYATEKECFHHASQFAEKLLALIRESYHIEEHSLYISASIGVSIISDPKMEASTFIKEADIAMYEAKGKGRNGIIFFNDTLSKDVEWKLEIERLLHFSLQNNEISLTYQPQYNPENEIIGCEVLSRWDNETLGEVSPTEFIPISEKTGFIIELGYYILEEAFLTFKKWEEKGIALQQMSINVSMRQLFHYNFIHDVKQLCDIYLTKEQRSKIVFEITETSVADDITKLIENMRILQNYGIRFSMDDFGTGYSSLSYLRQLPINEIKIDKSFISELHHLEDNEDKCFIETIFTIAKNLNLKIVAEGIENEEQRKFIVDQKCDILQGYYFSGPLQDDAFEKRFLEAEHTEELKSSDYFKEATYAFSLSNSK, via the coding sequence ATGCTCGACAATATGAACTTCTATGATTTTATGCAGAAACAGATACTTGTAGTGATTACATTATTTGCCGGCACTGGAATGGGGTATCTTTATATAGGATGGCTCTATTCTTCTTCTTTGCTTCCTGAATTTTTATGGTTTTCTCTTGTAGTGTTACTCTCTTTTTGGGGATATCGATTACATAGAACCTTTGCTGATAATGATCTTAATATACAGCAAAAAGAAAAGTGGCTTGGGCAACTGAGGTATTTTTTATTTAGCTATTTCTCTATTTGGACAGTGATGTTCCTGATATATACATCACGCAGTGATATAGAGTTACATTATGTGGCCATTGCAACCCAATTGGGTTGCGCTGTTGTCTCTGCAACCATTTTGGCTTCACAGAAAAAGCTGGCTGTGTTTACTTTGGGCACACTTATGCTGCCTTTGACTATGTATTTTATCTTGGTCGGTGAGTTCTACAGCTATCTATTGGCTTTTTTTACGATTGTTCTAAGTGGTGTTTTGTTATATGCTGCACACAATACTTTTAATTATCTGATCAAAAGTCAGTACCAGGCCTATCATGACCCTTTAACTTTACTTGGAAATAGACGCTATTTTATCGAACTTCTCAATGATGCTATGAAAAGCCAAAAACAGGACCATAAACATATCTATTTGATATTGATCGATCTTGATCATTTTAAGACCATTAATGATACTTTAGGCCATGATATTGGGGATGTGTTACTCTGTCAAGTAGCCAAGCGTATGCTCACTCTTTGTAAAGAGCATCAAAATTTTGTATCCCGTCTTGGCGGAGATGAGTTTTGTATTCTCAGTACTTCCTATGCTACGGAGAAAGAGTGTTTTCATCATGCATCACAGTTTGCGGAGAAGTTACTGGCATTGATCAGAGAAAGCTACCATATAGAAGAGCACTCTTTATATATTAGTGCCAGTATCGGTGTGAGTATTATCAGTGATCCCAAAATGGAAGCCAGCACCTTCATCAAAGAAGCAGATATCGCCATGTATGAGGCTAAAGGAAAAGGAAGAAACGGCATTATCTTCTTCAATGATACACTTTCAAAAGATGTCGAATGGAAACTTGAAATAGAACGTTTATTACATTTCTCACTTCAAAATAACGAAATATCATTGACCTACCAGCCACAGTATAATCCTGAGAATGAAATAATCGGTTGCGAAGTCCTTTCACGTTGGGACAACGAAACATTAGGAGAGGTCAGTCCTACTGAATTTATACCGATCTCTGAAAAAACGGGATTCATTATAGAGTTGGGATATTATATATTAGAAGAAGCTTTTCTCACATTTAAAAAGTGGGAAGAGAAGGGTATTGCGTTACAACAGATGTCTATTAACGTCAGTATGCGACAACTTTTTCATTATAATTTTATTCACGATGTGAAACAGCTTTGTGACATCTATCTTACAAAGGAACAACGATCAAAAATAGTCTTTGAAATTACAGAGACTTCCGTTGCGGATGATATAACAAAACTGATCGAAAACATGAGGATCCTTCAAAATTACGGTATTCGTTTTTCAATGGATGATTTTGGAACAGGATATTCCTCTTTAAGTTATCTTCGACAGTTGCCTATCAATGAAATCAAGATAGACAAGTCTTTCATCTCTGAATTACATCATCTTGAAGATAATGAAGACAAATGTTTCATTGAAACGATCTTTACTATAGCTAAAAACCTCAATTTAAAAATTGTTGCAGAAGGGATTGAGAATGAGGAACAGCGCAAGTTTATTGTTGATCAAAAATGCGATATTTTACAGGGTTATTATTTTTCAGGACCTTTGCAAGATGATGCATTTGAAAAACGCTTCTTGGAAGCTGAACATACAGAGGAGCTAAAATCCTCTGACTATTTCAAAGAAGCAACATATGCTTTTTCTTTATCCAACTCAAAATAG
- a CDS encoding peptidylprolyl isomerase — translation MATASARHILVNDEALCKELKEKINAGEISFEEAAKQNSTCPSGARGGELGRFGQGQMVPEFDKVVFNDEVGVVHGPVKTQFGYHLLEITERS, via the coding sequence ATGGCAACAGCATCAGCAAGACACATATTGGTAAACGATGAAGCACTCTGTAAGGAACTCAAAGAAAAGATCAATGCAGGTGAGATCAGCTTTGAAGAAGCAGCGAAGCAGAACTCTACTTGTCCATCAGGAGCAAGAGGAGGAGAACTGGGAAGATTTGGCCAAGGTCAAATGGTACCGGAGTTCGATAAAGTGGTGTTCAACGATGAGGTAGGTGTCGTGCATGGTCCAGTGAAAACACAATTTGGTTACCATCTGCTTGAAATAACAGAACGTTCATAA
- the dnaG gene encoding DNA primase, translating to MIDNASIESLKNSIDIVDVIGSFIELRKAGANYKANCPFHGEKTPSFVVSPSKQIYHCFGCGVGGDSIKFVMELEKLSYPEAIEKLASMNNFSLTYTKGSSDYSDAKRVLEAVGQWYVKNLNHNETAMKYLLDRGISQNSIETFEIGYVPSGQEVMQFLQRALLPLPKAAEAGIIAQNESGNGYYARLVERITFPIYSTSGSLVGFGGRTITNHPAKYINSPQTKLFNKSRLLYGYHLAKESIYKNKKIIVCEGYLDVVMFHQAGFKEAVAGMGTALTPEHLPLLRKGDPKVILAYDGDKAGISAALKAAQMLSVGGFDGGVVLFPDGQDPADLIAKGQSETVAKLLREAKPLIPFVLEMIVSLYNLNDPRAKEAAFGAVKQYLETLSQIIKDAYIPMAATLVGVAPSLFGKETNVARARESFTQKRDDVAQLSILKTLIENPNLIDNVLSVMDINMLGGYAELFTALINGETEHPGLVGISVDDSLEVMNEEELNSVLRNFLIKHYDLKLKSIASSQQIPFEKKSFLIRKIRTDIIPRLKKGELVAFEAGI from the coding sequence ATGATAGATAATGCCTCGATAGAATCTTTAAAAAACAGTATTGACATTGTAGATGTGATAGGTAGCTTTATAGAGTTACGTAAAGCCGGAGCAAACTACAAAGCGAACTGTCCTTTTCATGGAGAAAAAACCCCTTCTTTTGTTGTCAGTCCAAGTAAACAGATATATCACTGTTTTGGTTGTGGCGTAGGGGGAGACAGCATTAAATTTGTGATGGAGTTAGAAAAACTTTCCTACCCTGAAGCGATAGAAAAGCTTGCTTCTATGAATAACTTTTCGTTGACCTATACCAAAGGAAGTTCGGATTATTCTGATGCAAAACGTGTACTTGAGGCCGTAGGTCAGTGGTATGTGAAAAATCTTAATCATAATGAAACAGCGATGAAGTATCTCCTTGACAGAGGCATATCCCAAAATTCCATCGAAACGTTTGAGATAGGCTATGTGCCAAGCGGACAAGAAGTGATGCAGTTTCTGCAAAGGGCTTTACTCCCTTTGCCCAAGGCAGCAGAAGCAGGGATCATCGCACAAAATGAAAGTGGTAATGGCTATTATGCACGTTTGGTGGAAAGGATCACTTTTCCTATCTATTCTACAAGCGGTTCTTTGGTAGGTTTTGGCGGCAGGACCATTACGAACCATCCTGCAAAGTACATCAATTCTCCCCAAACAAAACTGTTTAATAAGTCGAGACTCCTTTATGGGTATCACTTGGCAAAAGAGAGCATCTATAAGAACAAAAAGATCATTGTTTGTGAAGGGTATTTGGATGTCGTGATGTTCCATCAGGCAGGCTTTAAAGAAGCGGTCGCAGGGATGGGAACGGCACTGACACCGGAACATTTGCCTCTGCTGCGTAAAGGAGATCCAAAAGTGATCTTGGCCTATGACGGTGACAAAGCAGGTATATCAGCAGCACTGAAAGCGGCTCAGATGTTGTCAGTGGGAGGTTTTGATGGCGGGGTTGTACTCTTTCCTGATGGACAAGACCCTGCAGACCTTATAGCCAAAGGCCAGAGTGAAACCGTAGCGAAGTTGCTTCGTGAAGCTAAACCGTTGATCCCTTTTGTGCTGGAGATGATCGTTTCACTATATAATTTAAATGATCCTAGAGCCAAAGAAGCCGCTTTTGGCGCCGTGAAACAGTATCTTGAGACGCTCAGCCAGATCATCAAAGATGCATACATTCCTATGGCAGCGACATTGGTGGGTGTAGCCCCTTCCCTTTTTGGTAAAGAGACCAATGTCGCCAGAGCCAGAGAAAGTTTTACGCAAAAAAGAGATGATGTAGCACAATTAAGCATACTGAAGACCCTCATTGAAAATCCTAATCTTATCGATAATGTTCTCAGTGTGATGGATATCAATATGTTGGGTGGTTATGCAGAACTATTTACAGCACTCATCAATGGAGAGACCGAACATCCTGGTTTGGTAGGGATCAGTGTAGATGACAGTCTGGAAGTCATGAATGAAGAAGAACTCAACAGTGTACTGCGTAATTTTCTCATAAAACATTATGATCTGAAGTTAAAAAGTATCGCAAGTTCACAACAGATACCGTTTGAAAAAAAGAGTTTTCTCATACGTAAGATTAGAACAGATATCATACCCAGATTGAAAAAGGGCGAATTGGTTGCTTTTGAAGCAGGGATATGA
- a CDS encoding lipopolysaccharide assembly protein LapB has product MEHILPAYNDPLFSIMLIVVISLIIALVTYGWGLHKQQKEEGNLLKFLEKFDTAECALETADMPFEPHMLKPLTILAKAFENAGEYHKAISIYLFLIKNITHDPGKIELMERLGSTYLHAGFLERSQSIYTEVLRKKPRNVQALYELGIVYEIMQKYDKAKEVLGPLNMLGEETRSLEKFLDFSELLANKTLSIPDKVQKLKQILKEEPSLYRHIIKALLQLDTKSAWESIDPERIKELLDILWFLPNSQLDLDIITSNKQLQTLYYAKGYLQEPATQSGIFSIDMLATAKQNGFEEGDLVFSYLCQKCKQSFPVSFKRCPNCMAINSVKVEEKIAKSSPKTDYSLL; this is encoded by the coding sequence TTGGAACATATATTACCTGCGTATAATGACCCTCTTTTCAGCATTATGCTTATTGTTGTGATCTCTCTTATCATTGCACTCGTTACCTATGGATGGGGACTGCATAAGCAGCAAAAAGAAGAAGGGAACCTACTTAAGTTCTTAGAAAAATTTGACACTGCCGAATGTGCTTTGGAAACAGCGGACATGCCTTTCGAACCTCATATGCTTAAACCACTTACCATTCTGGCAAAAGCATTTGAAAATGCCGGAGAGTACCACAAAGCCATTAGTATTTATCTGTTCCTTATTAAAAATATTACCCATGACCCAGGGAAAATAGAGCTGATGGAACGTCTGGGGAGCACCTATCTTCATGCAGGATTTCTGGAACGATCCCAGTCCATTTACACAGAAGTTTTACGCAAGAAACCTCGTAATGTCCAAGCCCTTTATGAACTGGGGATCGTATATGAGATCATGCAAAAATATGATAAAGCCAAAGAGGTCTTAGGGCCTCTGAATATGTTAGGAGAAGAGACAAGGTCACTTGAAAAATTCCTGGATTTTTCAGAACTCCTTGCAAATAAAACCTTATCCATACCTGATAAAGTACAGAAACTCAAACAGATATTAAAAGAAGAACCAAGTCTCTATAGACACATCATCAAAGCGCTTTTACAGCTTGATACCAAAAGTGCCTGGGAGAGCATTGATCCTGAACGTATCAAAGAGCTTCTTGACATCCTTTGGTTCTTACCGAATTCACAACTCGATTTGGATATAATCACGTCAAATAAACAGTTGCAAACACTTTACTATGCGAAAGGTTATCTGCAAGAACCTGCAACCCAAAGTGGTATTTTTAGTATAGATATGTTAGCAACAGCAAAACAAAATGGCTTTGAAGAGGGAGATTTGGTTTTCTCTTATCTCTGTCAAAAATGTAAACAGAGTTTCCCTGTTTCTTTCAAACGCTGTCCAAATTGTATGGCGATAAATTCTGTTAAAGTTGAGGAAAAAATTGCAAAATCAAGTCCGAAAACAGATTACTCTTTACTCTGA
- the rnhA gene encoding ribonuclease HI → MQNQVRKQITLYSDGSSLGNPGPGGYGGILEFKGARKEYFGGDSHTTNNRMELRGVIEGLKLLKEPCDVEIISDSSYVVKAINEWLEGWVRKNFSKVKNVDLWKEYIEVSSPHNVRGTWVRGHNGHPENERCDELARNEAERIKLTL, encoded by the coding sequence TTGCAAAATCAAGTCCGAAAACAGATTACTCTTTACTCTGATGGTTCTAGTCTGGGAAATCCTGGCCCTGGTGGCTATGGAGGCATCTTGGAATTTAAGGGGGCCCGTAAAGAGTACTTTGGCGGAGATTCCCATACCACCAACAACCGAATGGAACTTCGAGGGGTGATAGAGGGGCTAAAGCTTCTTAAAGAACCTTGTGATGTAGAGATCATCTCTGACAGTTCTTATGTGGTCAAAGCCATCAATGAATGGTTAGAAGGCTGGGTGCGCAAGAACTTTTCCAAGGTAAAGAATGTAGACTTATGGAAAGAGTATATTGAAGTATCGAGTCCTCACAATGTACGTGGCACATGGGTCAGAGGACACAATGGTCATCCGGAAAATGAACGTTGCGATGAACTGGCCCGTAACGAAGCAGAAAGAATAAAATTAACACTATAG
- the rnc gene encoding ribonuclease III translates to MNDYSQLEARLNYTFKNKQLIIEALTHKSYKKPYNNERLEFLGDAVLDLIVGEYLFSKFPNSNEGILSKIRASLVNESGFTLLARKLDLGSYIYLSLAEENNNGRNKPSLLSNAFEAIIGAIYLEAGLTTAKEISIKLLEECHPKIDLDSLSKDYKTALQELTQATHGVTPNYTLLDSSGPDHKKEFVIAVTLDDKTIATAKGKSKKEAQQKAAELALKELKA, encoded by the coding sequence ATGAATGATTACAGTCAACTGGAAGCACGACTGAACTATACATTTAAAAACAAGCAATTGATTATTGAGGCTTTGACACATAAAAGTTACAAAAAGCCTTACAATAATGAGCGGCTTGAATTTTTGGGAGATGCCGTACTGGACCTCATTGTAGGAGAGTATCTTTTCAGCAAGTTCCCCAATTCAAATGAAGGGATACTTTCAAAGATCCGTGCTTCACTTGTCAATGAAAGCGGTTTTACACTTTTAGCAAGGAAACTGGACCTTGGTTCCTATATCTACCTTTCATTGGCAGAAGAGAACAACAATGGTCGCAACAAACCCTCATTACTTTCTAATGCCTTTGAAGCGATCATCGGGGCTATTTACCTTGAAGCCGGTTTAACTACGGCCAAAGAGATATCTATCAAACTCTTAGAAGAGTGTCATCCAAAAATAGACCTTGACTCTCTCTCAAAAGATTACAAAACTGCTTTACAGGAACTCACACAGGCAACCCACGGAGTCACACCCAACTATACGCTTTTGGACTCTTCGGGTCCAGACCATAAAAAAGAGTTTGTCATTGCAGTGACACTCGATGACAAGACCATTGCGACAGCAAAAGGTAAAAGTAAAAAAGAGGCACAACAAAAAGCAGCCGAACTTGCATTAAAGGAATTAAAAGCATGA
- the aroC gene encoding chorismate synthase, with the protein MNTFGKKLTLTTFGESHGKALGCILDGVPAGLKIDEAFIQSELDRRKPGKSKLETGRKEADKVDILSGTFEGVSTGTPIAMIIFNTNQKSKDYENVKDLFRPGHADFTYFHKYGLRDYRGGGRSSARETAARVAGGAIAKLMLKELGVSIQSGLCEVDGIKGSVQDFEYAKSSKMYALDPAQEAAQEAAILAAKENHDSVGGVVLTTATGVPIGLGEPLYYKLDAILAEAMMGINAAKAVEIGDGVASTHLKGSENNDEITLDGFTSNHSGGMLGGISNGDTIVVKTHFKPTPSIFQEQQTITTHDEEVKCNLKGRHDPCVAIRGAVVCEAMMALTLADMTLLNMGKKMDHLTAIYKEY; encoded by the coding sequence ATGAATACCTTTGGAAAAAAACTCACCCTCACGACGTTTGGCGAATCTCACGGTAAGGCCCTTGGCTGCATACTTGACGGTGTACCTGCCGGGCTGAAGATAGATGAGGCATTTATACAAAGTGAACTGGACAGAAGAAAACCCGGTAAATCCAAATTGGAGACAGGGCGTAAAGAAGCAGATAAAGTGGATATCCTTTCTGGTACATTTGAAGGTGTGAGTACAGGTACCCCTATCGCTATGATCATCTTCAACACCAATCAAAAATCCAAAGATTATGAGAATGTCAAAGACCTCTTCCGTCCCGGACATGCAGACTTTACCTACTTTCACAAATATGGGTTAAGAGATTACCGTGGCGGTGGAAGAAGTTCGGCCAGAGAAACTGCTGCACGTGTGGCAGGCGGTGCCATCGCGAAACTGATGCTTAAAGAGTTGGGTGTTTCTATACAGAGCGGTCTCTGTGAAGTCGATGGTATCAAAGGATCTGTACAGGATTTTGAATATGCAAAAAGTTCCAAGATGTACGCCCTTGACCCTGCACAAGAAGCGGCACAGGAAGCTGCGATCCTCGCAGCGAAAGAGAACCATGACTCTGTAGGCGGTGTGGTACTTACGACTGCCACAGGTGTACCCATAGGACTGGGTGAGCCACTCTACTACAAACTCGATGCCATACTTGCAGAAGCCATGATGGGTATCAATGCAGCCAAAGCAGTAGAGATAGGAGATGGTGTTGCCAGTACCCACCTAAAAGGGAGTGAGAATAATGACGAAATTACCTTGGACGGTTTTACTTCCAACCACTCAGGCGGTATGCTCGGAGGTATCTCCAATGGGGATACGATCGTTGTGAAGACACACTTCAAACCGACACCCTCTATCTTTCAAGAGCAACAGACCATCACAACGCATGATGAAGAGGTCAAATGTAACCTCAAAGGAAGACATGACCCTTGTGTGGCTATTAGAGGTGCTGTGGTATGTGAAGCCATGATGGCACTGACACTCGCTGATATGACCCTGTTGAATATGGGCAAAAAGATGGACCACCTCACTGCTATTTACAAAGAGTATTAA
- a CDS encoding ribonuclease HII has translation MMHSKPLCGIDEAGRGPLAGSLVIAGVVLKKPIEGLMDSKKLTEKKREALYPMVIENSAYHIVSFSAKEVDEMGISQCLQAGLQSIQKHLSGVEYLFDGNSTFGVENISTMVKADTKVAEVSAASILAKVTHDREMIEMAKKYPEYGFEKHKGYGTKAHIEALLKYDRCEMHRKTFRVKGLDDPVLKF, from the coding sequence ATGATGCACAGTAAACCATTATGCGGCATAGATGAAGCAGGCCGTGGTCCTTTGGCTGGTTCATTGGTGATAGCGGGGGTGGTGTTGAAAAAACCTATTGAGGGGTTGATGGATTCAAAGAAGCTGACAGAGAAAAAGCGTGAAGCACTTTATCCGATGGTGATCGAAAATTCAGCGTATCACATCGTCTCTTTTTCAGCCAAAGAGGTCGATGAAATGGGTATCTCTCAATGTTTACAGGCAGGTTTACAAAGTATACAGAAGCATTTGTCTGGTGTTGAGTATCTTTTTGACGGAAACAGCACTTTCGGTGTTGAAAATATTAGCACGATGGTCAAAGCAGATACGAAAGTAGCTGAAGTGAGTGCCGCTAGTATCTTGGCGAAAGTCACGCATGACAGAGAGATGATAGAGATGGCAAAAAAATATCCAGAATACGGCTTTGAGAAACATAAAGGGTACGGGACCAAAGCCCACATTGAGGCTTTACTCAAATATGACCGGTGTGAAATGCATCGTAAAACGTTTAGAGTGAAAGGTTTGGATGACCCGGTATTAAAATTCTAA
- the recQ gene encoding DNA helicase RecQ — protein MNKLETLEHYFGHSAFRPLQEEVVDAILAKQDVLMILPTGGGKSLCYQLPTLLMEGITVVVSPLLALMHDQVVALKENGIAAEMLSSMQNLEESQKIEARLRAGEIKLLYVAPERLTNAYFLNLLHQLPINFFVIDEAHCVSEWGHEFRENYRRLSLLKEQFATTPIAAFTATATHAVESDIASNLGLQDPKRVRGSLFRDNLTINARHRIKDGRAQLMEFLKLHTDESGIIYTLSRKSTEAVAHFLQSKGIEAKAYHAGLPTEEKNRTYADFVADRVQIVVATIAFGMGIDKSNIRFVVHMTMPKTLENYYQEIGRAGRDGLASETLLLFSAQDIVQQKMFIEDLPETPYKQHAFNKLDSMVRFANSENCRHQSIAAYFDDRMETCGDKCDNCTAPESEKIDITTAARMLLSTILRTDQNFGLHYVIDVLKGSKEQRVLQNGHDTLSVYGIGDEYSKSQWLTIGDKLLELNAVEIGEFKVYRLTAFGIEVIKGAHQIELKKERLTVQKAATKKKVTYFDDYNVEVYDRLRDLRTQIASEKGIPPYIVFSDKTLKDLSMKVPQDKEAMLEVHGIGEVKFERYGKEFLTLLNDAQ, from the coding sequence ATGAATAAATTAGAAACCCTTGAACACTATTTCGGACACAGCGCGTTTAGACCTTTGCAGGAAGAGGTAGTGGATGCTATTTTGGCAAAGCAGGATGTCTTGATGATCCTTCCTACGGGTGGCGGGAAATCACTCTGTTACCAGCTTCCTACACTTCTGATGGAAGGCATTACTGTGGTGGTCTCTCCTTTGTTGGCACTGATGCATGACCAGGTAGTCGCTCTTAAGGAAAATGGCATTGCTGCAGAGATGCTCTCTTCTATGCAGAATCTTGAGGAGAGTCAAAAGATAGAAGCACGTCTGAGAGCCGGTGAGATAAAACTGCTTTATGTCGCACCCGAACGTCTTACCAATGCCTATTTCCTCAACTTGCTCCATCAACTTCCCATCAACTTTTTTGTGATCGATGAAGCACACTGTGTGAGTGAATGGGGGCATGAATTCAGAGAAAATTATAGACGTCTCTCTTTACTCAAAGAGCAGTTTGCAACCACACCTATAGCAGCATTTACTGCAACCGCAACACATGCAGTTGAGAGTGACATCGCCAGCAATCTGGGATTACAGGATCCTAAACGTGTGAGAGGGTCACTCTTCCGTGACAATTTGACCATTAATGCAAGACACCGTATCAAAGATGGTCGGGCACAGTTGATGGAGTTTTTGAAGCTTCATACAGATGAGTCTGGTATCATCTATACACTTTCAAGAAAGTCTACAGAAGCGGTAGCACACTTTTTGCAAAGCAAAGGTATCGAAGCCAAAGCGTATCATGCTGGACTTCCTACTGAAGAAAAGAACCGTACGTATGCCGATTTTGTGGCCGACAGGGTACAGATAGTGGTTGCGACCATTGCTTTTGGTATGGGGATAGACAAGAGTAACATCCGTTTTGTGGTACATATGACCATGCCAAAGACATTGGAAAACTATTATCAGGAGATAGGACGCGCTGGTAGAGATGGATTAGCCTCTGAGACACTCTTGCTCTTTTCGGCGCAGGATATCGTGCAGCAAAAAATGTTTATAGAAGACCTGCCGGAGACACCTTACAAACAACACGCATTCAACAAGCTTGACAGTATGGTCCGTTTTGCCAATTCTGAGAATTGCAGGCATCAGAGTATTGCTGCTTATTTTGATGACCGCATGGAAACGTGTGGAGACAAATGTGACAACTGTACGGCACCTGAAAGTGAAAAGATAGACATTACCACAGCTGCACGTATGTTGCTCTCGACTATCTTACGTACGGATCAGAATTTTGGTTTACATTACGTGATAGATGTATTGAAAGGGAGTAAAGAGCAGAGAGTACTGCAAAATGGGCATGATACGCTTTCTGTCTATGGTATAGGAGATGAGTACAGTAAATCGCAATGGTTGACAATAGGTGACAAGTTGTTGGAATTGAATGCGGTGGAGATAGGTGAATTCAAAGTCTATCGGTTGACAGCTTTTGGTATAGAAGTGATCAAAGGTGCACATCAGATTGAACTCAAAAAAGAGAGGCTGACTGTACAAAAAGCGGCGACGAAAAAGAAAGTAACCTATTTTGATGATTATAATGTAGAAGTGTATGATAGGCTTCGTGACTTACGTACACAGATCGCTTCGGAAAAAGGTATTCCTCCTTATATCGTTTTTTCAGACAAGACTTTAAAAGACTTGAGTATGAAGGTCCCGCAAGATAAAGAAGCCATGCTGGAAGTACACGGAATTGGGGAAGTGAAATTTGAACGTTACGGGAAAGAGTTTTTGACTCTTTTAAATGATGCACAGTAA
- a CDS encoding response regulator transcription factor, with amino-acid sequence MQNENIEIVIIEDEEDILELIEYHLSKEGYTVTGFLSTENVEQFLEEETPSLMLVDRNLPGMEGSHFVAYLREIGYDIPVIFLSAKDKESELEEGFEAGGDDYMSKPFSPKELTLRVKALLKRSGALQKQQCIKYKSLTIDLEKKDLTIGGQIVPLTNLEFNLLHTFMKNIDKALTRDLLRDEVWGSDGEGVNDNAVNVAINRLKNKIDPNNEQNYFHPVWGVGYKFS; translated from the coding sequence ATGCAAAATGAAAATATAGAAATAGTTATTATCGAAGATGAAGAAGATATCTTAGAACTTATAGAGTATCATTTGAGTAAAGAGGGGTATACTGTGACCGGCTTTCTTTCTACAGAAAATGTAGAGCAGTTTTTAGAAGAGGAAACCCCTTCTCTTATGCTTGTTGACCGTAATCTTCCTGGAATGGAGGGGAGTCATTTTGTAGCCTATCTTAGAGAAATAGGTTATGATATTCCTGTGATATTCCTTTCTGCCAAAGATAAAGAGTCTGAACTTGAAGAGGGATTTGAGGCAGGCGGTGATGACTATATGAGTAAACCTTTTTCGCCTAAAGAACTGACACTAAGAGTCAAAGCACTACTTAAGCGTTCCGGTGCTCTTCAAAAACAGCAATGTATCAAGTATAAATCACTTACGATAGATCTGGAAAAAAAAGATCTTACTATTGGCGGACAGATTGTCCCTCTTACCAACCTTGAGTTTAATTTGCTGCATACCTTTATGAAAAATATAGATAAAGCACTGACAAGAGATCTCCTTCGTGATGAGGTATGGGGATCTGATGGAGAAGGGGTCAATGACAATGCGGTAAATGTTGCTATTAACCGGCTTAAAAATAAAATCGATCCCAACAATGAGCAGAATTATTTCCATCCAGTATGGGGAGTAGGGTATAAGTTCTCTTAA